The Bacillus vallismortis genome window below encodes:
- the sigF gene encoding RNA polymerase sporulation sigma factor SigF, with the protein MDVEVKKNGKNAQLKDHEVKELIKQSQNGDQQARDLLIEKNMRLVWSVVQRFLNRGYEPDDLFQIGCIGLLKSVDKFDLTYDVRFSTYAVPMIIGEIQRFIRDDGTVKVSRSLKELGNKIRRAKDELSKTLGRVPTVQEIAGHLEIEAEDVVLAQEAVRAPSSIHETVYENDGDPITLLDQIADNSEEKWFDKIALKEAIRDLEEREKLIVYLRYYKDQTQSEVAERLGISQVQVSRLEKKILKQIKVQMDHPDS; encoded by the coding sequence ATGGATGTGGAGGTTAAGAAAAACGGCAAAAACGCTCAGCTGAAGGACCATGAAGTAAAGGAATTAATCAAACAAAGCCAAAATGGCGACCAGCAGGCAAGAGACCTCCTCATAGAAAAAAACATGCGTCTTGTTTGGTCTGTCGTACAGCGGTTTTTAAACAGAGGATATGAGCCTGATGATCTTTTCCAGATCGGCTGCATTGGGCTGTTAAAATCTGTTGACAAATTTGATTTAACCTATGATGTGCGTTTTTCAACGTATGCAGTTCCGATGATTATCGGTGAAATTCAGCGTTTTATCCGCGATGACGGAACGGTAAAGGTATCAAGGTCATTAAAAGAACTCGGAAACAAAATCCGGCGCGCGAAAGATGAGCTTTCAAAAACACTGGGCAGAGTGCCGACAGTGCAGGAGATCGCCGGGCATCTGGAGATTGAAGCTGAAGATGTCGTACTCGCTCAAGAGGCGGTAAGGGCGCCGTCTTCGATTCACGAAACAGTATATGAGAATGACGGAGATCCAATAACCCTGCTTGATCAAATCGCTGACAACTCTGAAGAAAAGTGGTTTGACAAAATTGCATTGAAAGAAGCAATCAGAGATTTGGAAGAAAGGGAAAAACTAATCGTCTATCTCAGATATTATAAAGACCAAACGCAGTCCGAGGTGGCTGAGCGGCTTGGGATCTCTCAAGTTCAGGTTTCCAGACTTGAAAAGAAAATATTAAAACAGATCAAGGTTCAAATGGACCATCCGGATAGCTAG
- the spoIIAB gene encoding anti-sigma F factor: protein MKNEMHLEFSALSQNESFARVTVASFIAQLDPTMDELTEIKTVVSEAVTNAIIHGYEENCDGKVYISVTLEDHVVYMTIRDEGMGITDLDEARQPLFTTKPELERSGMGFTIMENFMDDVSIDSSPEMGTTIRLTKHLSKSKALCN from the coding sequence ATGAAAAATGAAATGCATCTTGAATTTTCTGCCCTCAGCCAGAATGAATCGTTCGCTCGTGTGACAGTTGCTTCATTTATTGCCCAGCTAGACCCGACTATGGACGAACTGACCGAAATTAAAACAGTCGTGTCAGAGGCTGTAACGAATGCCATTATCCATGGATATGAAGAGAACTGTGACGGGAAAGTTTACATCTCAGTGACGCTGGAAGATCATGTCGTATATATGACCATTCGTGATGAAGGCATGGGCATTACAGATCTTGACGAAGCCCGCCAGCCTTTATTCACGACTAAGCCTGAACTTGAGCGATCTGGAATGGGCTTTACCATTATGGAAAATTTCATGGATGATGTCAGTATCGATTCCTCGCCTGAGATGGGGACAACGATTCGCTTAACAAAGCACTTATCAAAAAGCAAAGCGCTTTGTAATTAA
- the spoIIAA gene encoding anti-sigma F factor antagonist, with the protein MSLGIDMHVKESVLCIRLTGELDHHTAETLKHKVTQSLEKDDICHIVLNLEDLSFMDSSGLGVILGRYKQIKQTGGEMVVCAISPAVKRLFDMSGLFKIIRFEQSEQKALLTLGVAS; encoded by the coding sequence ATGAGCCTTGGAATTGACATGCATGTCAAAGAATCTGTGCTTTGTATTCGATTAACAGGCGAACTCGATCACCATACGGCTGAAACCCTGAAACACAAAGTGACTCAATCACTGGAGAAGGATGATATTTGCCATATCGTACTGAACTTGGAGGACCTTTCCTTTATGGACAGCTCGGGGCTTGGCGTCATTTTAGGAAGATATAAGCAAATTAAGCAAACTGGCGGGGAAATGGTCGTTTGCGCTATCTCTCCTGCGGTGAAGCGGCTGTTTGATATGTCGGGTCTGTTTAAAATTATCAGATTTGAACAATCTGAGCAGAAGGCGCTGCTGACACTGGGGGTGGCATCATGA
- the dacF gene encoding D-alanyl-D-alanine carboxypeptidase DacF, with the protein MKRLLSTLLIGIMLLTFAPSAFAKQDGKGTSELAHEAKSAVLIERDTGKVLYNKNSNERLAPASMTKIMTMLLIMEALDEGKIKMNDKVRTSEHAASMGGSQIFLEPGEEMTVKEMLKGIAIASGNDASVAMAEFISGSEEEFVNKMNKKAKELGLKNTSFKNPTGLTEEGHYSSAYDMAIMAKELLKYESITKFTGTYEDYLRENTDKKFWLVNTNRLIKFYHGVDGVKTGYTGEAKYCLTASAKKGNMRAIAVVFGASTPKERNAQVTKMLDFAFSQYETHPLYKRNEIVAKVKVKKGKQTFIELTTSEPISILTKKGEDMKNVKKEIKMNDNVSAPIQKGQELGTLVLKKDGEVLAESPVAAKEDMKKAGFLTFLKRTMGDWTKFK; encoded by the coding sequence ATGAAACGTCTTTTATCCACTTTGTTGATTGGTATCATGCTGCTTACATTTGCACCGTCTGCATTTGCAAAACAAGACGGAAAAGGCACATCGGAGCTTGCTCATGAAGCGAAGTCTGCGGTGCTGATAGAACGTGACACGGGAAAAGTGCTTTACAACAAGAACAGCAATGAGAGACTGGCTCCCGCAAGCATGACGAAAATTATGACGATGCTTTTAATTATGGAAGCTTTAGATGAAGGCAAAATCAAAATGAATGATAAGGTCCGGACAAGTGAGCATGCGGCTTCAATGGGCGGATCACAAATTTTCCTCGAGCCCGGTGAGGAAATGACTGTCAAAGAAATGCTGAAAGGCATCGCAATCGCTTCGGGAAATGACGCTTCCGTAGCGATGGCTGAATTTATTTCCGGCTCTGAAGAAGAATTTGTAAACAAGATGAACAAAAAAGCAAAAGAGCTGGGCTTGAAAAACACATCTTTTAAAAACCCGACCGGACTGACCGAGGAGGGCCATTACAGCTCTGCTTATGACATGGCAATCATGGCTAAGGAATTATTGAAATACGAATCAATCACGAAATTTACAGGCACGTATGAGGATTACCTGCGGGAAAATACAGATAAAAAGTTTTGGCTCGTCAACACGAATCGGCTTATTAAATTTTACCATGGTGTAGACGGCGTGAAAACGGGCTATACAGGAGAGGCGAAATATTGTCTGACAGCTTCGGCTAAAAAAGGAAACATGCGGGCCATTGCGGTTGTGTTCGGGGCGAGTACACCTAAAGAAAGAAACGCGCAAGTCACAAAGATGCTTGATTTCGCTTTTAGTCAATACGAAACACATCCTTTATATAAACGAAATGAAATAGTAGCAAAAGTAAAGGTCAAAAAAGGAAAACAAACATTTATCGAACTCACTACTTCTGAGCCGATTTCAATATTGACGAAAAAAGGCGAGGATATGAAAAATGTGAAAAAAGAAATCAAAATGAATGACAATGTAAGTGCTCCGATTCAAAAAGGCCAGGAGCTTGGCACACTCGTTCTGAAAAAGGATGGAGAAGTGCTTGCTGAAAGTCCTGTTGCTGCTAAAGAAGATATGAAGAAAGCCGGTTTCTTAACATTCTTGAAGCGGACGATGGGAGACTGGACAAAATTTAAGTAA
- a CDS encoding purine-nucleoside phosphorylase yields the protein MKDRIERAAAFIKQKLPESPKIGLILGSGLGILADEIENPVKLKYEDIPEFPVSTVEGHAGQLVLGTLEGVSVIAMQGRFHFYEGYSMEKVTFPVRVMKALGVEALIVTNAAGGVNTEFRAGDLMIITDHINFMGTNPLIGPNEADFGARFPDMSSAYDKDLSGLAEKVAKNLNIPIQKGVYTAVTGPSYETPAEVRFLRTMGSDAVGMSTVPEVIVANHAGMRVLGISCISNAAAGILDQPLSHAEVMEVTEKVKAGFLQLVKAVVAQYE from the coding sequence TTGAAAGACAGAATCGAACGCGCAGCCGCTTTTATTAAGCAAAAACTGCCGGAATCTCCAAAGATCGGCCTTATTTTAGGATCTGGTCTTGGTATTTTGGCAGACGAAATCGAAAATCCGGTCAAACTGAAATATGAAGACATACCAGAATTCCCGGTATCTACTGTTGAAGGACATGCCGGCCAGCTTGTGCTTGGCACCCTTGAAGGAGTTTCCGTCATTGCGATGCAGGGCCGTTTTCATTTTTATGAAGGCTATTCAATGGAGAAAGTCACTTTCCCTGTACGTGTGATGAAAGCGCTCGGCGTGGAAGCATTGATCGTGACAAACGCCGCTGGCGGCGTCAACACTGAATTCCGTGCGGGAGACTTAATGATCATTACCGATCATATCAATTTTATGGGAACAAATCCGTTAATCGGGCCAAACGAAGCCGATTTCGGCGCCAGATTTCCAGATATGTCTTCAGCCTATGACAAAGATCTATCCGGCTTGGCTGAAAAGGTTGCGAAAAACCTTAACATTCCGATCCAAAAAGGCGTGTATACCGCTGTGACAGGACCTTCTTACGAAACACCGGCAGAAGTCCGTTTCTTAAGAACAATGGGCTCTGACGCAGTCGGCATGTCCACTGTTCCGGAAGTTATTGTGGCTAATCATGCCGGAATGCGTGTCCTTGGCATTTCCTGCATCTCTAACGCGGCAGCCGGAATTCTGGATCAGCCTTTAAGTCATGCTGAAGTAATGGAAGTGACGGAAAAAGTAAAAGCAGGATTCTTGCAGCTCGTAAAAGCAGTTGTCGCTCAATACGAATAA
- the deoB gene encoding phosphopentomutase, protein MPAYKYNRVFLIVMDSVGIGEAPDAADFNDEGANTLGHIAEHMNGLHMPNMAKLGLGLIGDIKGVEKTEHPLAYYGKMQEASNGKDTMTGHWEIMGLYIDKPFKVFPEGFPDELLQELEKRSGRKIIGNKPASGTAILDELGQEHMETGALIVYTSADSVLQIAAHEEVVPLEELYRICETARELTLDPKYMVGRIIARPFVGEPGQFKRTPNRHDYALKPFDRTVMNELKDSGLDVISIGKISDIYDGEGITSSRRTVSNMDGMDKVIDTLGEDFTGLSFANLVDFDALFGHRRDPEGYGRALEEFDARLPEVFEKMKEDDLLIITADHGNDPVHHGTDHTREYVPILAYSKKHKNVQMLPLADTFADIGATIADNFQANKPKYGKSFLSSLQ, encoded by the coding sequence ATGCCTGCATACAAATATAATCGTGTGTTTTTAATTGTGATGGACTCAGTCGGAATCGGCGAAGCGCCGGACGCCGCTGACTTTAATGACGAAGGCGCCAATACGCTCGGGCATATTGCCGAGCATATGAATGGATTACATATGCCGAATATGGCAAAACTCGGCCTTGGTCTCATTGGAGATATCAAAGGTGTGGAAAAAACAGAACATCCGCTTGCGTATTATGGAAAAATGCAAGAAGCGTCTAACGGTAAAGATACCATGACCGGCCATTGGGAGATCATGGGCTTGTATATTGATAAACCGTTTAAAGTGTTCCCGGAAGGTTTTCCTGATGAACTGCTTCAGGAGCTGGAAAAGAGATCTGGACGCAAAATTATCGGAAACAAGCCGGCTTCCGGCACAGCGATTTTGGATGAACTTGGCCAAGAACACATGGAGACAGGGGCTTTAATTGTATACACATCTGCTGATTCTGTTCTGCAAATTGCCGCTCACGAAGAGGTTGTGCCGCTTGAGGAGCTGTACCGTATTTGTGAAACGGCGCGAGAGCTGACGCTTGATCCGAAGTATATGGTAGGCCGCATTATCGCACGGCCGTTCGTCGGAGAGCCGGGACAATTCAAACGGACACCAAACCGTCATGACTATGCGCTTAAGCCGTTTGACCGCACTGTCATGAATGAATTGAAAGACAGCGGCTTAGATGTGATCTCAATCGGAAAAATCTCTGATATCTATGACGGAGAAGGCATTACTTCTTCACGGAGAACAGTTTCCAATATGGATGGAATGGACAAGGTGATCGACACGCTGGGAGAAGACTTTACAGGTTTGAGCTTTGCGAACCTTGTTGATTTTGACGCCTTATTCGGGCACCGCCGTGATCCGGAAGGCTACGGACGCGCGCTTGAAGAATTTGATGCGCGGCTTCCGGAAGTATTTGAGAAAATGAAAGAAGACGATTTGTTAATCATTACAGCCGACCACGGCAACGATCCGGTTCATCACGGAACCGACCATACACGCGAGTATGTGCCGATTCTCGCTTACAGCAAAAAACATAAGAACGTGCAAATGCTGCCGCTTGCAGATACATTTGCTGATATCGGCGCGACGATCGCTGATAATTTCCAAGCGAATAAACCGAAATACGGAAAAAGCTTTTTATCTTCATTACAATAG